In Nocardioides dokdonensis FR1436, the following are encoded in one genomic region:
- a CDS encoding DUF4233 domain-containing protein, whose amino-acid sequence MKRSPRRGMCAAILSLEAITLGLTTPVLISLTDVPTGLALLIGLGLAVVCLLLAGMLRSEWAYTAGWAVQVAAVGLGFVIPMMFFLGGVFALLWATAVLLGRKIERERAAAYAAYEAQQG is encoded by the coding sequence GTGAAGCGGTCGCCCCGCCGCGGCATGTGCGCCGCGATCCTCTCCCTCGAGGCCATCACCCTGGGTCTGACCACCCCGGTGCTCATCTCGCTGACCGACGTGCCCACCGGGCTCGCGCTGCTCATCGGCCTCGGGCTCGCCGTGGTCTGCCTGCTGCTGGCCGGCATGCTGCGCTCGGAGTGGGCCTACACCGCCGGCTGGGCGGTGCAGGTGGCGGCTGTCGGTCTGGGCTTCGTGATCCCGATGATGTTCTTCCTGGGCGGCGTCTTCGCGCTGCTCTGGGCCACCGCCGTGCTGCTGGGTCGCAAGATCGAGCGCGAGCGGGCCGCCGCCTACGCGGCGTACGAGGCGCAGCAGGGGTAG
- a CDS encoding PLP-dependent aminotransferase family protein: MTPLAVRLDRGSTRPLGVQLSDAVRARITDGRLPPGERLPSSRALAAELGVARTVVEQAWAQLVAEGWLEGRQGSGTFVAAGRARTPPRRRAGPAAPTGPSLVRLDTGTPWIDPRHVAAWRRAWRDVAAATPPRGYDDPRGLPALRAEVAHRLVRDRGLDVGPDDVRITAGTTDGLRHLLTALGPGPVGVEDPGYRAAVATASATGRRVVDLPPGAAGADLGGLAAAYVTPAHQHPLGATMSGAARLALLAEATRSGTVLVEDDYDSEFRYDVAPIPALTALDRERVAYLGTTSKAVSPSLRLGWLVPPPGLGERIDAHRSRTHDAASWPVQRALLSLLRDGYVDRVVRSARRTYAERAARITAALGEHLDGPLAGMYATWTLPAATARRAREAALREGFDLPLLADYCRSSVRHGLVLGFGGCTDAELDRVLAVVAAAVE; this comes from the coding sequence ATGACGCCGCTCGCCGTCCGCCTCGACCGCGGCAGCACCCGCCCGCTCGGCGTGCAGCTCAGCGACGCCGTGCGCGCCCGCATCACCGACGGCCGGCTGCCGCCCGGTGAGCGCCTGCCCAGCAGCCGCGCCCTGGCCGCCGAGCTCGGCGTGGCCCGCACCGTGGTCGAGCAGGCCTGGGCCCAGCTGGTCGCCGAGGGGTGGCTCGAGGGTCGGCAGGGCTCGGGGACCTTCGTGGCCGCCGGACGCGCCCGCACCCCACCCCGGCGCCGGGCCGGGCCGGCGGCACCGACGGGTCCGTCCCTGGTCCGGCTCGACACCGGCACCCCGTGGATCGATCCCCGGCACGTGGCCGCCTGGCGCCGGGCCTGGCGCGACGTCGCCGCCGCCACCCCGCCGCGCGGGTACGACGACCCGCGCGGCCTGCCCGCGCTGCGCGCCGAGGTCGCGCACCGGCTGGTCCGCGACCGGGGTCTCGACGTCGGTCCCGACGACGTGCGCATCACCGCCGGGACGACCGACGGCCTGCGCCACCTGCTCACGGCCCTCGGGCCCGGTCCGGTCGGGGTGGAGGACCCCGGGTACCGGGCGGCCGTGGCCACGGCGAGCGCCACGGGGCGTCGGGTCGTGGACCTCCCGCCCGGCGCGGCCGGGGCCGACCTGGGCGGTCTCGCGGCGGCGTACGTCACGCCGGCGCACCAGCACCCGCTGGGCGCCACGATGTCCGGGGCCGCGCGCCTGGCGCTGCTCGCGGAGGCCACCCGCAGCGGCACGGTGCTCGTCGAGGACGACTACGACTCGGAGTTCCGCTACGACGTGGCACCGATCCCGGCCCTGACGGCGCTCGACCGCGAACGGGTGGCCTACCTCGGCACCACGAGCAAGGCCGTCTCGCCCAGCCTGCGGCTGGGGTGGCTGGTGCCGCCGCCGGGCCTGGGCGAGCGCATCGACGCCCACCGCTCCCGCACCCACGACGCGGCGTCCTGGCCGGTGCAGCGTGCGCTGCTCTCCCTGCTCCGCGACGGGTACGTCGACCGCGTCGTGCGCTCGGCGCGGCGCACCTACGCGGAGCGGGCGGCGCGGATCACCGCGGCCCTGGGCGAGCACCTCGACGGCCCGCTCGCCGGGATGTACGCGACCTGGACCCTGCCCGCCGCCACGGCCCGACGGGCCCGCGAGGCGGCCCTGCGGGAGGGCTTCGACCTGCCCCTGCTCGCCGACTACTGCCGCAGCAGCGTCCGGCACGGGCTGGTGCTGGGCTTCGGCGGCTGCACCGACGCCGAGCTCGACCGGGTGCTGGCGGTCGTGGCAGCAGCCGTCGAGTGA
- a CDS encoding pyridoxamine 5'-phosphate oxidase family protein, whose product MTTAALSPTDRTTATRGRHRMVAERAALHALLAEAMVAHVGLTVGSGPDAHPLVLPTAYAADPDGPDDGGSLYLHGSVAAGWLPTVLAGQVCVTITLLDGLVAARSGFHHSANYRSAVVLGRPRLVEDEVEKVRALDLVVDQVVPGRSGTLRPHTRKELAATAVLALPLAEASLKVRAGGPVDDEPDIAAGVWGGHVPLRLVAGEPVADADAVGVPVPAEVAARAAALAAR is encoded by the coding sequence ATGACCACCGCAGCGCTCTCGCCCACCGACCGCACCACCGCGACCCGGGGTCGCCACCGCATGGTGGCGGAGCGCGCCGCGCTGCACGCCCTGCTGGCGGAGGCGATGGTGGCCCACGTCGGGCTGACGGTCGGGTCCGGACCGGACGCCCACCCGCTGGTCCTGCCCACGGCCTACGCCGCCGACCCCGACGGCCCCGACGACGGCGGCTCGCTCTACCTGCACGGCTCGGTCGCGGCCGGTTGGCTGCCCACGGTGCTCGCGGGCCAGGTCTGCGTGACGATCACGCTCCTCGACGGGCTGGTCGCGGCCCGGTCCGGGTTCCACCACTCGGCGAACTACCGCTCCGCGGTCGTGCTCGGCCGGCCCCGCCTGGTCGAGGACGAGGTCGAGAAGGTGCGGGCCCTGGACCTGGTGGTCGACCAGGTGGTGCCGGGGCGCTCGGGCACGCTGCGCCCGCACACGCGCAAGGAGCTGGCGGCGACCGCGGTGCTGGCGCTCCCGCTGGCGGAGGCCTCGCTCAAGGTGCGCGCCGGGGGACCGGTCGACGACGAGCCCGACATCGCGGCGGGGGTCTGGGGCGGCCACGTCCCGCTGCGCCTGGTCGCCGGCGAGCCGGTCGCCGACGCCGACGCGGTCGGCGTCCCGGTGCCCGCCGAGGTGGCCGCACGCGCGGCGGCGCTCGCTGCTCGGTAG
- the ndk gene encoding nucleoside-diphosphate kinase: MTERTLALIKPDGVRRGLTGEIVRRIEAKGYTLARLELREATPELLAEHYEEHHGKPFYEPLVEFMLSGPVVAMVLEGERCIEGFRSLAGATDPTVAAPGTIRGDLGRDWGLKVQQNLVHGSDAPETAEREIGIWFPAS, encoded by the coding sequence ATGACCGAGCGCACCCTGGCCCTGATCAAGCCCGACGGCGTACGCCGCGGCCTCACCGGCGAGATCGTGCGCCGCATCGAGGCCAAGGGCTACACGCTGGCCCGCCTCGAGCTGCGCGAGGCGACGCCCGAGCTGCTCGCCGAGCACTACGAGGAGCACCACGGCAAGCCGTTCTACGAGCCGCTGGTCGAGTTCATGCTCTCCGGCCCGGTCGTGGCGATGGTCCTCGAGGGCGAGCGCTGCATCGAGGGCTTCCGCTCGCTGGCCGGTGCCACCGACCCGACCGTGGCCGCCCCCGGCACCATCCGCGGCGACCTGGGCCGCGACTGGGGCCTGAAGGTCCAGCAGAACCTGGTGCACGGCTCCGACGCGCCCGAGACCGCCGAGCGCGAGATCGGCATCTGGTTCCCCGCCTCCTGA
- a CDS encoding rod shape-determining protein produces the protein MANSFFGRDMAVDLGTANTLVYARGRGVLLDEPSVVALNANTGEILAVGHEAKRMIGRTPDNITAIRPLKDGVIADFEATEQMLRYFIQQVHRRSVFAKPRMVICVPSGITAVEQRAVKEAGYQAGARRVYIVEEPMAAAIGAGLPVHEATGNMVVDVGGGTTEVAVISLGGIVTSLSIRTAGDDLDAAIVAWMKKEYSLMLGERTAEEVKMTLGSAFPLPDEPEAEIRGRDMISGLPRTVVVSSAEVRQALEEPLHAIVDAVRTTLDQTPPELAGDIMDRGIVLTGGGALLRGLDERLRHETGMPVHIAPDPLSSVVLGAGKCVEEFEALQQVLVTDPRRY, from the coding sequence ATGGCGAACAGCTTCTTCGGCCGCGACATGGCCGTCGACCTCGGCACGGCCAACACGCTGGTCTACGCCCGCGGGCGCGGCGTGCTGCTCGACGAGCCCAGCGTCGTCGCGCTCAACGCGAACACCGGCGAGATCCTCGCCGTGGGCCACGAGGCGAAGCGGATGATCGGGCGCACGCCCGACAACATCACCGCGATCCGACCCCTCAAGGACGGCGTGATCGCCGACTTCGAGGCCACCGAGCAGATGCTGCGCTACTTCATCCAGCAGGTGCACCGGCGCAGCGTCTTCGCCAAGCCCCGCATGGTCATCTGCGTGCCCAGCGGCATCACCGCCGTCGAGCAGCGCGCGGTCAAGGAGGCCGGCTACCAGGCCGGCGCCCGCCGCGTCTACATCGTCGAGGAGCCGATGGCGGCTGCGATCGGCGCCGGGCTCCCGGTCCACGAGGCCACCGGCAACATGGTCGTCGACGTCGGCGGCGGCACCACCGAGGTCGCGGTCATCAGCCTCGGCGGCATCGTGACGAGCCTGTCGATCCGCACCGCCGGTGACGACCTCGACGCCGCGATCGTGGCGTGGATGAAGAAGGAGTACTCCCTCATGCTCGGCGAGCGCACCGCCGAGGAGGTCAAGATGACGCTCGGGTCGGCCTTCCCGCTGCCCGACGAGCCGGAGGCCGAGATCCGCGGCCGCGACATGATCTCCGGGCTGCCGCGCACCGTCGTGGTCTCCAGCGCCGAGGTCCGCCAGGCCCTCGAGGAGCCGCTGCACGCGATCGTCGACGCGGTCCGCACCACCCTCGACCAGACCCCGCCCGAGCTGGCCGGCGACATCATGGACCGCGGCATCGTGCTCACCGGCGGCGGTGCGCTGCTGCGCGGCCTCGACGAGCGGCTGCGCCACGAGACCGGCATGCCGGTGCACATCGCCCCCGACCCGTTGAGCTCGGTGGTCCTGGGCGCCGGCAAGTGCGTCGAGGAGTTCGAGGCCCTCCAGCAGGTCCTCGTCACCGACCCGAGGCGCTACTGA
- the mreC gene encoding rod shape-determining protein MreC has protein sequence MALLDRVGPARNPGAPRPDQPGRPRRTRSLMARHDRRERRWGTAPGGGPDAEQQKPSRALFVALLLACASVTTLDLTTGADSPLDPVRAGLADTLGPAQTGATALVRPFTSVGGWFQSNGALRDEVASLESENSALRADLNTSAYDRNRLAEYDGLTSVASDLGYSLVPARVVGVGAAQSFSSTVTIDAGTDAGLAPDMTVVNNDGLVGRVLSAGRSSATVLLLVDQESTVGARVGDSMAMGFLSGRGALGEDGRLDLELVDTTSVPARADSVVTWGSEGGAPYLAGIPVGRVTKVYSSLRETSQRAVIDPYVDFGSLDLVGVVVPTGTRSDRGVIGADGEITGGSR, from the coding sequence ATGGCCCTGCTCGACCGCGTGGGCCCCGCCCGGAACCCCGGTGCGCCGCGTCCCGACCAGCCCGGCCGGCCACGGCGCACCCGGTCGCTGATGGCGCGCCACGACCGCCGCGAGCGCCGGTGGGGCACCGCCCCCGGCGGCGGCCCGGACGCCGAGCAGCAGAAGCCGTCGCGCGCGCTATTCGTCGCACTGCTGCTGGCCTGCGCGAGCGTGACGACCCTCGACCTGACCACGGGTGCCGACTCACCGCTCGACCCGGTGCGCGCGGGTCTCGCCGACACGCTGGGCCCCGCGCAGACCGGTGCGACCGCCCTGGTGCGCCCCTTCACGTCGGTGGGCGGGTGGTTCCAGAGCAACGGCGCGCTGCGTGACGAGGTCGCGTCGCTGGAGTCCGAGAACTCCGCCCTGCGCGCCGACCTCAACACCTCCGCCTACGACCGCAACCGGCTGGCGGAGTACGACGGCCTGACCAGCGTCGCCTCCGACCTCGGCTACTCCCTGGTCCCGGCCCGCGTCGTCGGGGTGGGCGCCGCGCAGTCGTTCTCCAGCACCGTGACGATCGACGCCGGCACCGACGCCGGCCTCGCCCCGGACATGACCGTGGTCAACAACGACGGCCTGGTCGGTCGGGTGCTCAGCGCCGGGCGCTCCAGCGCCACCGTGCTGCTGCTGGTCGACCAGGAGTCGACCGTCGGCGCCCGGGTGGGCGACTCGATGGCGATGGGCTTCCTCAGCGGCCGCGGCGCCCTGGGCGAGGACGGCCGCCTCGACCTCGAGCTGGTCGACACCACCTCGGTGCCCGCGCGCGCCGACAGCGTCGTCACCTGGGGCAGCGAGGGCGGGGCGCCGTACCTCGCCGGCATCCCCGTCGGCCGGGTCACCAAGGTCTACTCCTCGCTGCGCGAGACCTCCCAGCGCGCGGTCATCGACCCCTACGTCGACTTCGGCTCCCTCGACCTGGTCGGGGTGGTGGTGCCTACCGGCACCCGCAGCGACCGCGGCGTGATCGGTGCCGACGGCGAGATCACCGGGGGCTCCCGGTGA
- the mreD gene encoding rod shape-determining protein MreD, translating to MTAVRAVVAAVAVVAALVLQVSVFGPLAWEGIVPNLCLLVVVAGALTRGPQFAMVLGFGAGLLLDLAPPADHVAGRWALALLLVGYLVGRVRPESRPTATTVVATVAAASFVGTSVFALTGIALQDPVVGVGQTLQVLVVSLVWDVLLTPFVLPPLMALFRRLEPAHAL from the coding sequence GTGACCGCGGTGCGCGCCGTGGTGGCGGCCGTGGCCGTCGTCGCCGCGCTGGTGCTGCAGGTCTCGGTCTTCGGGCCGCTGGCCTGGGAGGGGATCGTGCCCAACCTGTGCCTGCTCGTGGTGGTCGCGGGCGCGCTGACCCGCGGGCCGCAGTTCGCGATGGTGCTCGGCTTCGGGGCCGGGCTGCTGCTCGACCTGGCTCCGCCGGCCGATCACGTGGCCGGCCGCTGGGCCCTGGCGCTGCTGCTCGTGGGCTACCTGGTCGGTCGGGTCCGGCCCGAGTCGCGGCCCACCGCCACGACCGTGGTGGCCACGGTCGCTGCCGCCTCGTTCGTCGGCACCTCGGTCTTCGCCCTCACCGGCATCGCGCTGCAGGACCCCGTCGTCGGGGTCGGCCAGACCCTCCAGGTCCTGGTGGTCTCGCTGGTCTGGGACGTGCTGCTCACCCCCTTCGTGCTCCCTCCGCTGATGGCGCTGTTCCGTCGCCTCGAACCCGCCCACGCCCTGTGA
- the mrdA gene encoding penicillin-binding protein 2 has product MRAPTRGEEAAGTRRSRLRILVIQALVLSLFATLLVRLYYIQVVTGEEYTAQAASQSVRDIVVQPQRGLIVDDMGRPLVTNRTAWVVSVDRTLLGKMGGRDRREVLNRVAVVTGAGRSEVEKRLVTCGDAGSVSGTCWNGSPYQPVPVATDVERGVALKILEQPEDYPGVLAEQQTVRAYPRPYGVNLAHVLGYLSPITEDELDQADSDGDASVNGASSVGRAGVEKQYDAWLRGMPGYQSVAVDSMGRVLGEDSQTQARPGDTLVTSIDARVQSVVEKQLAETIKTARATTDTVTGRRYAADSGAAIVLEADTGRVVAMASQPTYDPEVWVGGISDKELAHLYSEAAGTPLLGRATQGQFAPGSTWKPFMTAGALSNGYGTDTMLNCSSALRVGNRDFKNYESGAYGFIGFAKALEVSCNTFFYRVGLDYWQRYGSDVSDVDAKDPLVQEAKDWGFGAETGIDMPGEAPGRIADRQWKRDYYESMKDYYCGISEKPQDAETSDFVYRFSREFCVEGFAYRAGDAVNFAIGQGDTIVTPLQLARAYGAIANGGTLYEPRIAKAVVGPDGKVLRRIDPEVQGEVDLPAKTFGYIDEALAGVTRQGTMSWRMIGFPLEEVPIRSKTGSAEVYGKQSTSWVASYSEDYVVVMMVSQGGTGSGTSGPAIRTIWETLYGVDGEQVRPAKAAIPGTTPPTQLPTFTRDGSVLPPARAKGDS; this is encoded by the coding sequence ATGCGTGCTCCCACCCGCGGCGAGGAGGCCGCCGGCACCCGTCGTTCGCGGCTGCGGATCCTGGTCATCCAGGCCCTCGTGCTGTCGCTGTTCGCGACCCTGCTGGTGCGGCTCTACTACATCCAGGTCGTCACCGGCGAGGAGTACACCGCACAGGCGGCCTCGCAGTCGGTGCGCGACATCGTCGTGCAGCCCCAGCGCGGCCTGATCGTCGACGACATGGGTCGCCCCCTGGTCACCAACCGCACCGCCTGGGTGGTCTCGGTCGACCGGACCCTGCTGGGCAAGATGGGCGGACGGGACCGCCGCGAGGTGCTCAACCGCGTCGCGGTCGTCACCGGTGCCGGCCGCAGCGAGGTCGAGAAGCGCCTGGTCACCTGCGGCGACGCCGGCTCGGTCAGCGGCACCTGCTGGAACGGCTCGCCCTACCAGCCGGTCCCGGTCGCCACCGACGTCGAGCGCGGCGTCGCGCTGAAGATCCTCGAGCAGCCCGAGGACTACCCGGGCGTGCTCGCCGAGCAGCAGACCGTGCGTGCCTACCCCCGCCCCTACGGCGTCAACCTCGCCCACGTCCTGGGCTACCTCAGCCCGATCACCGAGGACGAGCTCGACCAGGCCGACAGCGACGGCGACGCGAGCGTCAACGGCGCGTCCTCGGTCGGTCGCGCCGGCGTCGAGAAGCAGTACGACGCCTGGTTGCGCGGGATGCCCGGCTACCAGTCGGTGGCCGTGGACTCGATGGGCCGCGTGCTCGGCGAGGACAGCCAGACCCAGGCGCGGCCCGGCGACACGCTCGTCACCTCCATCGACGCCCGCGTGCAGAGCGTGGTGGAGAAGCAGCTCGCCGAGACCATCAAGACGGCGCGGGCCACGACCGACACCGTGACCGGGCGCCGCTACGCCGCCGACTCCGGCGCCGCGATCGTGCTGGAGGCCGACACCGGCCGCGTGGTCGCGATGGCCAGCCAGCCGACGTACGACCCGGAGGTCTGGGTGGGCGGCATCTCCGACAAGGAGCTCGCGCACCTCTACTCCGAGGCCGCCGGCACCCCGCTGCTCGGGCGCGCCACCCAGGGCCAGTTCGCGCCGGGCTCGACCTGGAAGCCGTTCATGACCGCCGGCGCGCTCAGCAACGGGTACGGCACCGACACGATGCTCAACTGCTCCTCCGCGCTGCGCGTGGGCAACCGCGACTTCAAGAACTACGAGTCCGGCGCCTACGGCTTCATCGGCTTCGCCAAGGCCCTCGAGGTCTCCTGCAACACGTTCTTCTACCGCGTCGGGCTCGACTACTGGCAGCGCTACGGCTCCGACGTGTCCGACGTGGACGCCAAGGACCCGCTGGTGCAGGAGGCCAAGGACTGGGGCTTCGGCGCCGAGACCGGGATCGACATGCCGGGGGAGGCCCCCGGCCGGATCGCCGACCGGCAGTGGAAGCGCGACTACTACGAGTCGATGAAGGACTACTACTGCGGCATCTCGGAGAAGCCTCAGGACGCCGAGACCAGCGACTTCGTCTACAGGTTCTCCCGCGAGTTCTGCGTCGAGGGCTTCGCCTACCGGGCCGGTGACGCCGTCAACTTCGCCATCGGCCAGGGCGACACGATCGTCACGCCGCTGCAGCTGGCCCGCGCGTACGGCGCGATCGCCAACGGCGGCACGCTCTACGAGCCGCGGATCGCCAAGGCGGTCGTCGGCCCGGACGGCAAGGTGCTGCGCCGCATCGACCCCGAGGTCCAGGGCGAGGTCGACCTGCCGGCGAAGACGTTCGGCTACATCGACGAGGCGCTCGCCGGCGTGACCCGCCAGGGCACCATGTCGTGGCGGATGATCGGCTTCCCGCTCGAGGAGGTGCCGATCCGCTCCAAGACCGGCTCCGCCGAGGTCTACGGCAAGCAGTCGACCTCGTGGGTGGCCTCCTACTCCGAGGACTACGTCGTGGTGATGATGGTCAGCCAGGGCGGCACCGGGTCGGGCACCTCCGGCCCGGCGATCCGCACCATCTGGGAGACGCTGTACGGCGTCGACGGTGAGCAGGTGCGACCCGCGAAGGCCGCCATCCCCGGCACCACGCCGCCCACGCAGCTGCCCACCTTCACCCGCGACGGCTCGGTGCTCCCGCCCGCTCGCGCGAAGGGCGACTCGTGA
- the rodA gene encoding rod shape-determining protein RodA — MSTGVRLRSAGGTKPRFRWAGLDWVLLGAVLALVVIGTLLVWSATSTREDLTGGNPRAYLEKQLFNISVGLLLMAVVVVADHRWVRVAAPAVYLASVVGLVLVLVMGSTINGSRSWLMLGGMSVQPAEFAKLAVIIGMSLVLAHRAAGRWRPKVGLVEVLLMLLIAAVPAALILLQPDLGTMLVLTATVVGVLAVSGAPRRWLALLGAGGVTAAVVAVAAGVLKDYQVDRFLAFTNPDLDPRGAGYNVEQARVAVGNGGLFGQGLFNGSQTRSGFVPEQHTDFVFTVAGEELGLVGAGLVVLLLGVVIWRALAIATATEDVFGRVAAAGIACWFGFQAFQNIGMCLGIMPVTGVPLPFVSYGGSSMFAGLLAVGLLQNIHLRSTEQAPRRYSAPRVLVSAR, encoded by the coding sequence GTGAGCACCGGCGTCCGGCTCAGGTCCGCCGGCGGCACCAAGCCGCGGTTCCGCTGGGCGGGGCTCGACTGGGTGCTGCTCGGTGCGGTGCTGGCGCTGGTGGTGATCGGCACCCTGCTGGTGTGGTCGGCCACCTCGACGCGCGAGGACCTGACCGGCGGCAACCCGCGCGCCTACCTGGAGAAGCAGCTCTTCAACATCTCCGTGGGCCTGCTGCTGATGGCCGTGGTGGTGGTCGCCGACCACCGCTGGGTGCGGGTCGCCGCGCCCGCGGTCTACCTCGCCTCCGTCGTCGGGCTGGTCCTGGTGCTGGTGATGGGCTCGACCATCAACGGCTCGCGCTCCTGGCTGATGCTGGGCGGGATGTCGGTGCAGCCGGCCGAGTTCGCCAAGCTCGCCGTGATCATCGGCATGAGCCTGGTCCTGGCGCACCGCGCCGCTGGTCGGTGGCGCCCCAAGGTCGGTCTCGTCGAGGTGCTGCTGATGCTGCTCATCGCAGCCGTGCCGGCGGCACTGATCCTGCTCCAGCCCGACCTCGGCACGATGCTGGTGCTCACCGCCACCGTCGTGGGGGTCCTCGCGGTCTCGGGCGCCCCGCGGCGCTGGCTGGCCCTGCTGGGCGCGGGCGGGGTGACGGCAGCGGTCGTCGCGGTCGCCGCCGGGGTGCTCAAGGACTACCAGGTCGACCGCTTCCTGGCCTTCACCAACCCCGACCTCGACCCGCGCGGTGCCGGCTACAACGTCGAGCAGGCCCGGGTCGCCGTCGGCAACGGCGGCCTCTTCGGCCAGGGCCTCTTCAACGGCTCCCAGACCCGCTCGGGCTTCGTGCCCGAGCAGCACACCGACTTCGTCTTCACCGTCGCCGGCGAGGAGCTCGGCCTGGTCGGCGCCGGCCTGGTCGTGCTGCTGCTCGGCGTCGTCATCTGGCGGGCCCTGGCCATCGCCACCGCCACCGAGGACGTCTTCGGCCGGGTCGCGGCCGCCGGGATCGCCTGCTGGTTCGGCTTCCAGGCCTTCCAGAACATCGGGATGTGCCTGGGCATCATGCCGGTCACCGGCGTGCCGCTGCCGTTCGTGTCGTACGGCGGCTCCTCCATGTTCGCCGGCCTGCTCGCGGTCGGGCTGCTGCAGAACATCCACCTGCGCTCCACCGAGCAGGCGCCCCGGCGCTACTCCGCTCCGCGGGTGCTGGTCAGCGCGCGCTAG
- a CDS encoding calcium:proton antiporter, whose product MSEPTVRHPLSWTVAVPGVAFVLLLATWANHDAWPVLVAVAVALVGSVVAAVHHAEVVAHRVGEPFGSLILAVAVTVIEVGLIVMLMIGGGDGASTYARDTVFAALMITLNGIVGISLLVGALRHHLVSFNASGTGSALSTVVALAAVCLVLPGFTVSEAGLSYSPSQLAYVSVASLVLYGAFVLTQTVQHRDFFLPVSSDDHGRVTGLLDQDEDGHADPPSDRAAKQSLALLVVALVSVVGLAKILSPTIEDAVAGLGLPYTVVGVVIALLVLSPESISALRNAERDRVQNSLNLAYGSAMASVGLTIPTIAVAMIWIDGDLVLGLEPLQIVLLAITVAISTLTLAQGRAKTLQGVVHLVLFATFLFFSVKP is encoded by the coding sequence ATGAGCGAACCCACGGTCCGACACCCCCTCAGCTGGACCGTGGCCGTGCCGGGAGTGGCGTTCGTGCTGCTGTTGGCCACCTGGGCCAACCACGACGCGTGGCCGGTGCTGGTCGCGGTCGCCGTCGCGCTGGTGGGCTCGGTCGTCGCAGCCGTGCACCATGCCGAGGTGGTGGCGCACCGCGTGGGCGAGCCGTTCGGGTCGCTGATCCTCGCGGTGGCGGTCACCGTCATCGAGGTCGGCCTGATCGTGATGCTGATGATCGGGGGCGGCGACGGAGCCAGCACCTACGCCCGTGACACGGTCTTCGCCGCCCTGATGATCACCCTCAACGGCATCGTCGGCATCTCGCTGCTCGTGGGGGCGCTGCGCCACCACCTGGTCAGCTTCAACGCCAGCGGCACCGGCTCGGCGCTGTCGACGGTCGTCGCGCTGGCTGCGGTGTGCCTGGTGCTGCCCGGCTTCACCGTCAGCGAGGCCGGACTGTCGTACTCGCCCTCCCAGCTGGCCTACGTCTCGGTCGCCTCGCTGGTGCTGTACGGCGCGTTCGTGCTGACCCAGACGGTGCAGCACCGCGACTTCTTCCTGCCGGTCTCCTCCGACGACCATGGCCGGGTCACCGGGCTGCTCGACCAGGACGAGGACGGGCACGCCGACCCGCCCTCGGACCGCGCGGCGAAGCAGAGCCTGGCTCTGCTGGTGGTCGCCCTGGTCTCGGTGGTGGGCCTGGCCAAGATCCTGTCCCCCACGATCGAGGACGCCGTCGCCGGTCTCGGGCTGCCCTACACCGTGGTCGGTGTGGTGATCGCACTGCTGGTGCTCTCGCCCGAGTCGATCTCCGCGCTGCGCAACGCGGAGCGCGACCGGGTGCAGAACAGCCTCAACCTGGCCTACGGCTCAGCCATGGCCTCGGTGGGCCTGACGATCCCGACCATCGCCGTGGCGATGATCTGGATCGACGGCGACCTGGTGCTGGGCCTCGAGCCGTTGCAGATCGTGCTGCTGGCCATCACCGTGGCGATCTCGACCCTCACCCTGGCCCAGGGTCGAGCCAAGACCCTGCAGGGCGTGGTGCACCTGGTGCTGTTCGCGACGTTCCTGTTCTTCTCGGTCAAGCCCTAG